The Candidatus Delongbacteria bacterium nucleotide sequence AAGATTTGCCAGATCTTTAATGGTTAGATCTATTCCACAACCTACATTTACATGTCCAAAATCTGAATAATTATTCATCAAAAATAAAAGTGCATCCGCCAAATCATCAACATATAAAAACTCTCTAAATGGAGAACCACTTCCCCACAATTTTAAAGAGACTCTATTACCTTCTAATTCAACACCATATTTACTCAATAAATTTACTAATTGATCATATGACAAATTGGAAACAGTATTATAATCATAAGAAAAAGGCTTAGCATTTAGATCAATTTTTATCTCATCTATTCTGTTCTCATAAAGTAATTTTGCTAAATGCATTTTCCTTAACATTGCAGGTAAAACATGTGAAGATTCTAAATGAAAATTGTCATTTGGGCCGTATAAGTTCGTTGGCATCGCAGATATAAAATCACATCCATATTGTTTTCTATAATAATCACACATTTTTAAACCACTAATTTTCGCTAATGCGTATGCTTCATTAGTTGGTTCTAGTGATCCTGAGAGAAGATATTCTTCTTTTATTGGCTGAGGGCAATTTTTAGGATAAATACATGAACTTCCAAGAAATAGAAGTTTTTTAACTTTATTAGTATATGCTGAGTGTATTACATTTGCTTCAATCATCAAATTATCATACATGAAATCAGCCGGATAAGAATTATTCGCTAAAATACCCCCAACTTTTGCAGCAGCCAAAAATACATACTCAGGCTTATGAAATTCAAAAAAAGTATTTACTTGAATTTGGTTTCTTAAATCATATTCAGGATAAGGAGCAAAAACTAAATTTGAATAACCATCTTTTTTCAGTCTCCTTACAATAGCACTTCCAACTAAACCTGTATTTCCTGCAACGAAAATTTTTGAATCCTTATTCATACCATGTTACCTCTTTAAACCAAAATCGTTCATATCTGATTCCATCATAATTTCTACTAATTCTCTAAAGGTTACTTTAGGTTCCCAACCAAGCTCATTTTTCGCTTTTGAATAGTCACCTATAAGCAAATCAACCTCTGTTGGTCTATAATACTTTGGATCTACAGCAACTAAAATTTTTCCAGTTTTTGAGTCTTTGCCAACCTCTTTGTCTTCTTCACCTTCCCAACTTATATCAACCCCTGCAAATCTGAATGAAGCTTCTACAAATTCTCGTACAGTATGTGTTTCATTTGTTGCTAAAACATAATCATCAGCGATATCTCTTTGCAACATCATCCACATCCCTTCTACATATTCTTTTGCATAACCCCAATCACGTTTTGAATCCATATTGCCAAGGTAAAGTATATCTTGTTTTCCTGTCAAAATCTTAGCTATTGATTTTGTGATTTTTCTTGTCACAAATGTTTCACCTCTTCTAGGAGACTCATGATTAAATAAAATTCCATTAACCGCAAAGAGATTATACGCTTCTCTATAGTTTTTTATTATCCAAAACGCATACATTTTTGCTACAGCATATGGAGATCTTGGATAAAATGGAGTTTTTTCTGTTTGTGGAATCTCTTGAACTTTACCATACAATTCACTCGTCGAAGCCTGATAAAATCTTGTATCAATACCAGTTTCTTTTATCGCATCCAAAAATCTTAATACACCTAGGCCATCAATATCTGCCGTGTACTCTGGAACTTCAAAGGAAACTTTGACATGACTCTGAGCTCCTAAGTTATAAATCTCATTAGGCTCAATTTTTTCTAATAATCTATTCAAATTGCTACTATCTGCTAAATCTCCATAGTGCAAGAAAAGTTTGCTATTGTAAATCTCTTTATTATTATATAGATGATCAATTCTGGCTGTATTGAATGATGATGATCTTCTTATGACACCATGAACTTCATAACCTTTATCTAATAAAAATTCTGTTAAATACGAACCATCTTGACCTGTTATTCCTGTTATTAGTGCTCTTTTCATTCTCTTTCCTAGTTTTTGATTTTGAGAAACTAACATTTTTTTTTAATTTTTCAAAGGTAATTTATCTCGTTAAACTATTAAATATGTTCGATAGTTCGTCAAATTTTAAAGAATTGTAAATAAATATAAGAAGACATTAATAGAAAAGAAGTTCATTATGATAAGCATTGATGCGACATTCATAATATTAAGAACAATTAACACTAACAATATTTAAAGTTAAATATTGCATTCTAGTAACAATTCTCTAAATAAATAAACGTTCTGTTTTGAAAAATTATATAATATACAGTAGATATTGAATTGCTGTAATTCGTGGATATGTAAATATTTGTAGTATATCGATTGTCTGATACAATATTATAGTTGCTAAGCATGATTATTCAAATATAGCATTTTATTGATTTTTTATTTCTAATATCTAATTCTATGAATACTAAACCAAAAGAATTAGATAATTTTAGATTTTATCGGTAAATTTTAATGATTTTTCACTATCTTTAATTTCCTAAGTTAAACGAATTAAGTATCTAATGTTGGAAATAAAAGATATTGACAAATATGAGGAAAAACACTAATATGTGGAGCAATGCGAGTAAGATAATTGGTAATGGTTTTAATAGGGGGTATATGTTAGTTGTTGGATCATACTATAGTTTAATATCGTTCAAATTTTTTTAAAAAAAACAGGTTGAAAATGTTGTTTAATAGCTTTCCATTTGTCGTGTTACTCTTAATTACGTTTGGGGTATATTATATCCCCGCTATATCAAAAAAACAAACTTTTATTCTTATTCTGTCTAGCTTAGTGTTCTATTCTTGGAATGATTTACCTTTGGTATTACTATTGATAAGTTCTGCTGGCGTAAACATAATAACAAGCTATTTGATTGGCAGAAAAAAAACAAATCATATCAAATTTACAGCACTTGTTGGTGTTTTTTCGAATTTATTTATCCTTGCTTTTTTTAAATATGCAGGTTTGATTTCAATTACTCTATTCAAATCCAACAATGTTTCTGAATTCCTAATTAAAATACCGCTACCAATAGGTATCTCGTTTTTTACATTTCAAGGTATAAGTCTTGTAATTGATGTTTATAAAGAAAACTATTTTAGCAATGATAAAATAATCTCTCAATCTTTTTATCAACATTCAAAAAATACTCTTTTTTTTATTGCTTTTTTCCCTCAACTTGTTGCAGGTCCTATTGTCAAGGCTCATGAATTTCTACCCCAAGTTGAAGTTAAGAAATTTTCAGAGATTGCATGGGAAAAATGTTTTCAAGAAGTAGTATTAGGCTACTTCCTTAAGCTTGTGGTAGCAGACAATTTAAAGGACTTTACTTTTGGAATTTCTTTTCCATATTTTCAAAATAATGATACATCAAGTTTGTTAGCAATGCTATTTGGGTTTTCTTTTCAAATTTTCGCTGATTTTGCGGGATATTCCCTAATTGCAATTGGAATAGCTAGATTGTTTGGATACAATCTAAACAAAAATTTTAATTTTCCTTATATTTCAAAATCTTTTAAAGAGTTTTGGAAACGATGGCATATTTCACTGTCTTCCTTCTTACAGGAATATCTATACATTCCAATAGGTGGTAGTAGGAAGGGTAAAGTAAGAACTTATTTTAATTTAATCATTACAATGGTATTAGGAGGGCTATGGCATGGAGCAGCATGGAGTTATGCTGTATGGGGTGGATTTCATGGAATTGCTTTAGCAATTGAACGCTTTTTTGGGAAGAGAATTGAAAACGATGAAGGAGTAACAACAAAATCATTAAGAATTTTATTCGTTTTTATAATGGTTTCTTTATCGTGGCTTTTGTTTAAACTTCCAGAGTTTGATCATGTTATTCAATATTTAGATTGTATTATTAAAAACACTAACTATGGATTAAATTTAGGATTAATAGTTAGTATTTTTGTTTTCTCTACCCCAGTTATCCTATATCATATATTTTATCTATACTTAGTTAAGTTTAACAATTCAAATATACAAAAGTATAAGTACATCTTTTATGGTATCATGTTGTTTCTTATTTTCACAAACAGCGGAATACCAGGAAGTTTTATTTATTTTCAATTTTAGGATTTTTTTATGATAAAACGGACATTGATTTTTACGACTATTCTTTTAGTGATTTGGCAAATTTTGATAAGCTTTATACCATTGAGATTTTCCTTACATCAATGGCAAGAAAATATATCTCAAGCAGAAAACTTCCTATTTGATGTTAAAAATATTGACTATCTGATAGTTGGGTCGTCTTTATCTAAAAGAATAGTTATAAATAGCTTACCAGAATTTTATAATTTATCATTTGGAGGTCAAAGCTACTTAGACGGACTCAATTTACTAGAAATCAAGAAAATTATGCCTAAAAAAATTTTTATTGAAGTAAACTATATCGACAGAGATGAAGATAAAAATTTTCAAAACTTATTAACATCTTCATTGATGAATAATCTAAAAAAAGAATTAACATTTTTGAGATCTGATAAGCAGCCTCTAACATACCTATCCGTAGGAATAAAAGAATTATTGAGAGTTACCAAAAGATCACTCAGTGGAAACCCTGTTATTCAAGAATCTGAAAAAGAAGTAAATTCCAAAGATGCTATACTCGAAAAAATGTTAATATTGCAGTCCAAAAACTATTCAATAATTGACACGAATAATATTAACAACTACCTCAGCAAGCTAAAATCATTAGTCAATAATCTTGAATCAAGAGGTATTGAGATTGTTTTCTTTGAAATGCCTGTAAACGAGAATTTAGTTCATCTACAAAGAACTACTTATATTAGAAGTAAAATCATTAATGATTTCTGTAATAACAAGTTTATTGTACAATCTGATACAGTTCATTACAAAACTTCAGATGCTTTACATCTAACTGCAAATGAAGCAGAAATGTTTACAATGTATTTTAAGGGAGAATTAAATAGAATTATAAATTAATTCACCACAGAAAACGTAATCTACTTGTTACACTGTTGATTTAAGTATTCTTGTATTTCTATTGGGTTTGCAAATATTCCAACATACTTTCTAGGCTCAATGAATTTGTTCTCTAACGATGATTTTTCTATTTTTGCAACAACTAAATTGGGGTATAATTTTGTACAAGTAATCAGTAGAAGCCTTGATCAATTAGATGAAAAGTCTGGTGGTTTATATTACTCAATTGGAAGTTATATCAAATTTAACAAAAACTGGTTGATTGATATAAATTTGAATCAATCAAATAATAGTTTTAAGGAGAAGTCTGAAAATAATAAATATTTAACTTCTTACTATCGCTATACTAAATTAAGTATAAGTTTTGGACGAATTTTTGAATTTTAGAAATTACCCCTTTCCATAAATGAAAAGGGGTTTAAATAGTTTATTTCTATCAGCTACTTTAACAATGCCAATCTTGTTGTTTCTTTTATTCCTGATAATTTCGCATTTAAAACGGCAAAGTAAAGCCCTGAACTTAGATCAATTCCATTAAAAGTTACAGAATGCAAACCATTGTCAAATTTTCCATAAGCTAGATTTTGAACTATTTCTCCCTTTGAATTATAGATATTAAGTTCAATATCTTCAGCAAAGTTTAAATTAAAACTAATTGTTGTTACTGGGTTAAATGGGTTTGGATAATTTGTCAAAGAGCTTACAGATGGGACTGTTTCATTTATTTCTATTGGATCTG carries:
- a CDS encoding GDP-L-fucose synthase is translated as MNKDSKIFVAGNTGLVGSAIVRRLKKDGYSNLVFAPYPEYDLRNQIQVNTFFEFHKPEYVFLAAAKVGGILANNSYPADFMYDNLMIEANVIHSAYTNKVKKLLFLGSSCIYPKNCPQPIKEEYLLSGSLEPTNEAYALAKISGLKMCDYYRKQYGCDFISAMPTNLYGPNDNFHLESSHVLPAMLRKMHLAKLLYENRIDEIKIDLNAKPFSYDYNTVSNLSYDQLVNLLSKYGVELEGNRVSLKLWGSGSPFREFLYVDDLADALLFLMNNYSDFGHVNVGCGIDLTIKDLANLVKEIVGFSGDLDWDTSKPDGTPKKLLDVSKLFKAGWKPVTELKEGMKKVYDSYLNN
- the gmd gene encoding GDP-mannose 4,6-dehydratase; its protein translation is MKRALITGITGQDGSYLTEFLLDKGYEVHGVIRRSSSFNTARIDHLYNNKEIYNSKLFLHYGDLADSSNLNRLLEKIEPNEIYNLGAQSHVKVSFEVPEYTADIDGLGVLRFLDAIKETGIDTRFYQASTSELYGKVQEIPQTEKTPFYPRSPYAVAKMYAFWIIKNYREAYNLFAVNGILFNHESPRRGETFVTRKITKSIAKILTGKQDILYLGNMDSKRDWGYAKEYVEGMWMMLQRDIADDYVLATNETHTVREFVEASFRFAGVDISWEGEEDKEVGKDSKTGKILVAVDPKYYRPTEVDLLIGDYSKAKNELGWEPKVTFRELVEIMMESDMNDFGLKR
- a CDS encoding MBOAT family protein, with protein sequence MLFNSFPFVVLLLITFGVYYIPAISKKQTFILILSSLVFYSWNDLPLVLLLISSAGVNIITSYLIGRKKTNHIKFTALVGVFSNLFILAFFKYAGLISITLFKSNNVSEFLIKIPLPIGISFFTFQGISLVIDVYKENYFSNDKIISQSFYQHSKNTLFFIAFFPQLVAGPIVKAHEFLPQVEVKKFSEIAWEKCFQEVVLGYFLKLVVADNLKDFTFGISFPYFQNNDTSSLLAMLFGFSFQIFADFAGYSLIAIGIARLFGYNLNKNFNFPYISKSFKEFWKRWHISLSSFLQEYLYIPIGGSRKGKVRTYFNLIITMVLGGLWHGAAWSYAVWGGFHGIALAIERFFGKRIENDEGVTTKSLRILFVFIMVSLSWLLFKLPEFDHVIQYLDCIIKNTNYGLNLGLIVSIFVFSTPVILYHIFYLYLVKFNNSNIQKYKYIFYGIMLFLIFTNSGIPGSFIYFQF